One Hevea brasiliensis isolate MT/VB/25A 57/8 chromosome 5, ASM3005281v1, whole genome shotgun sequence genomic region harbors:
- the LOC131180194 gene encoding germin-like protein subfamily 1 member 13, giving the protein MKSFHFLVLLSLALALSFASAFDPSPLQDFCVAIPEPKNAVFVNGKFCKNPNLTVAEDFFFPGLNVPGNTGNRVGSNVTLVNVDKLFGLNTLGISLARLDFAPNGGLNPPHTHPRATEILVVVEGTLYVGFVTSNPNNRLFTKVLYPGDVFVFPIGLIHFQFNIAKTNAVAFAGLSSQNPGVITIANAIFGPNPPINPDVLAKAFQLDNDEVVKLQKLFANA; this is encoded by the exons ATGAAGAGCTTTCATTTCCTTGTCTTATTGTCTCTGGCATTGGCTCTCTCTTTTGCCTCTGCCTTTGACCCTAGCCCTCTCCAGGACTTCTGTGTTGCCATACCTGAACCTAAGAATGCTG TGTTTGTCAATGGGAAGTTCTGCAAGAACCCAAACCTTACTGTAGCTGAAGATTTCTTTTTTCCGGGACTCAATGTTCCTGGAAATACAGGAAATCGAGTTGGATCCAATGTCACCCTCGTGAATGTTGATAAACTATTTGGACTTAATACTCTTGGTATTTCTCTCGCTCGGTTAGACTTTGCACCCAATGGTGGCTTAAATCCTCCTCACACCCATCCTCGTGCCACAGAGATCCTTGTAGTCGTGGAAGGCACCCTTTATGTTGGCTTTGTGACATCCAACCCTAATAATCGCCTTTTCACTAAAGTCTTATACCCAGGAGATGTTTTTgtatttccaattggtctcattcaCTTCCAGTTTAATATTGCAAAGACCAATGCAGTTGCCTTTGCTGGTCTAAGCAGCCAAAACCCAGGTGTCATCACGATAGCAAATGCAATCTTCGGGCCTAATCCACCCATTAATCCTGATGTTCTTGCTAAGGCCTTCCAATTGGACAACGATGAAGTGGTAAAACTTCAGAAACTGTTTGCCAATGCATAA